One genomic window of Undibacterium cyanobacteriorum includes the following:
- a CDS encoding VOC family protein has product MKANPVGWFEIYVQDMPRAKAFYEAVFQTKLEALPNPDPVEFAETEMWTFPMSMQDYGASGALIKMPGCPSGGSTLVYFACDDCALELASAEAHGAKVFKSKTSIGVNGFIAMFVDTEGNMIGLHSMQ; this is encoded by the coding sequence ATGAAAGCGAATCCAGTAGGCTGGTTTGAAATTTACGTCCAAGATATGCCGCGTGCAAAAGCCTTCTACGAGGCGGTTTTCCAAACCAAGTTAGAAGCACTGCCGAATCCTGATCCGGTTGAATTCGCCGAGACGGAGATGTGGACTTTTCCGATGTCTATGCAAGACTACGGTGCCTCCGGCGCCTTAATCAAAATGCCTGGTTGCCCATCCGGCGGTAGTACATTGGTGTATTTTGCTTGCGATGATTGTGCCTTGGAATTAGCAAGTGCAGAAGCGCATGGTGCGAAAGTGTTTAAGTCTAAGACATCGATTGGTGTGAATGGATTTATCGCGATGTTCGTTGATACCGAAGGCAATATGATCGGTTTGCATTCGATGCAGTAA